A region of the Ostrinia nubilalis chromosome 21, ilOstNubi1.1, whole genome shotgun sequence genome:
CTTAGATCCTGAAATTTCTTTCCTCCTAGTTGAAAGAAACATTAAAACTAGGGTTATAAAATGCCGTTACATATTATAGACTAGTTCTAGTACAGTGGGTAACACCTGAATGTTAATAAATTCAtgttaaacaaagaagaaaGTCTCTCATGGTCTATAATGAGTATCTACTAACCAGATGTAAAGCAATACGTAATTTGATATGTAATCAAGATAGTGGCGAGGAAGACAATCCCAATAATGATTCCTAATCGTTTAAGATTAAACCTTCATCTAGCTACTAGTCTAGAAACAGTTGAATCAACATAATAGTCAACTTTTTATCTTTATGTCGTATCTCGTATTCTTTCGCAGCAAACCCTGAGACAGACAAGATGGAGCTTCAAGCCTTAGAGCAGGTGTTCTGCAAGGACCGCCAACGGCCCCTGTTGGTCGGCAGCATTGCTTCCAACATGGGCTACTCGGAGGCATCGGCGTCCAGTTGTGGGATCTTTAAGGTGATATCGATTCTACTTCTTCAGGTATTTCACATTGCTGAGTAGTATGCGATTGAGATCGCGAAGACGCTTGCACCaggcttttttttaataaatgtagtaGGTATATCTAACATTTTACTTTTCTATCGTGTcgacttattttgttttattcacattatactcgtagtagaATATTTGAATTAGAAGCGACTTGTAGGTCTGCTTAAtggatgaaaaatatttaaatatacttAGCTATGTTAATCCGAGTGGCTATATGTATTTGGCACTTTTGCATAAAGCCCTTAAGTGCTGAAAACTTGACTTAACATTAAATTGACAATACGCCAGTAGGACAACAAGCATCGTCAAGAGTTCTTTTGAAAGCTCATAAAAATAACCTATGAAATAAGTCAACTTGTATTAAACTGGAGTTGGGTTGCAGATGCTCCTCGCCTACCAACGGGGTATGATCCCAGCAACCATCAACTGCTCCAACCCTCGCCAAGACATCGCGGCGTTAAGAGACGGACGCATGTGCATCGCGACCGAGCACGTCCCACTGCTGGGCTCCTTCACCGCCGTCAACGGGTTTTCTCTCACTGGTCTCAACAGCCATGTTCTGCTGGAGAAGTTTAGGAAGAAGaaggtaatcatcatcatcatcatctccaTTATCAACACTATTATCAGCtcattatgttgtcccgaagtggtcgttggacaagctatatttggtacgtgtataagtgccccgGAAAAGGCCTATGTACAgaataaacaatttaatttcatttccaCATCATCATCTTTTCGGAATCACTTCAGAACTTCCAGATTGGCCGATTAGAAGCAGCATGTATAGCACTTTTCTGCAATATTTATAAGGTCATTTattccaccttgtaggtggaagaaAGTGATAactaatcgttcgttcgttcgtttcagccaaatgacgtccactgctggacaaaggcctcccccaaggttttccacaatgaacggtcctgcgctgcccgcatccaggctcttcccgcgacctttaccagatcgtcggtccacctagtaggaggcctgcccacgctacgtcttccagcccgtggtcgccactcgagaactttcctgccccaacggccatcgtctctacgagctatgtaatGTAATAAACTAATGCTTCATCATAATTCCAACCTATTGCAGTGTAGTATTTCGGGGCAGTTACCACTATCAAAGACTGTCCACCCAATACTTCTCTATTATCAAGTCAGGACAATATACTGGCTGACCCTGAGGCCCTGAGAAATGGAGCAGAAcagtcacaaaaataacaaattacaaagCTATTacgaaaagttttatttattgactCTACCCATTCTCAAATTCAACTGGTTTCAGGATCTAGCCCGTTACCACACCAACATGCCATACCTTGTATTGGCGTCGGGAAGACAAGAGACCTCGGTCCAGATGATCCTTGATGACGTCATGTCACGTCAACCGGATCCTGAGGAGATTGCGTTGCTCCACAATATTTTCAAGAACTGTATTGGCCAGCACTTGATTCGAGGATATGGAGTGTACTGTAAGTTATAGTCCATCCATACCTTACATTTCTGTTAGGTtatcatattaatataatttcccTGAAttctaaatgacgtccactgctggacaaaggcctccccaaggatttccacttcAACCGGTACTGGGTTGCGCGTATCTAGGTACTTCCTTCCTTccttgcctttgtccagcagtggacgttatgtAGTTTTTTATGGGGTAAGTAAGTCAAAAGGACTCGAGCAATGACTTTAATGGTTTTAATTAAGGTAATCCAATGATATGAACCTCCTCTGTTTGCAAATTGTCTATGGTACTTTAAGAATGATACAAGTGACATCTTTGTGGAAAATATCTTGATCTTAATTATCAGAAATGTAGCTCATTTATTAAGTTGAATAAAGCCTAGTTTCTGAAGGCCGTATCTTTTCATTTGTAACAATTTATTCAACTTAATTGTGACAATGTCTCATAACGAAACTGTGTCGTCGAGTTCCATCACGAGAGGTTCTCGTTATCTAAATCCGGAAAAATTTTCAACGGATCCAAGTACGCCCGGTGCAGAGCTCCAATGGAGTCATTGGCTGCATACATTCCAAAACTTTATATCAGAAGAGATAAGTAATGCTAGTCCTGActtaaaattaaagctacttatCAACTATTTGGCGCCTGGAGTCTTTACTATAATAAAAGGATGTGCCAGTTATGACGAAGCAATAGAATTACTTAAAAAATCATACGAGAAACCTCGGAATCGTATTCTGGCTCGGCACATCCTCTCAACAAGACAGCAAAAGCCTGAGGAATCTATACGTGATTATGTTCGTGCCTTGAAACTGTTATCCCAAGATTGTGATTTTCACGCTGTGACTGCCGAACAAAATCAAAACGATTTCATGTGTATTGCATTCATATCGGGTATCAACTCTCAAAGAATCCGTCAAAGACTGTTGGAAAATTTGACATTGTCATTCGATGACGCACAGAACCAGGCACTGACACTTGAAACCGCCGAAAAAAGTTTGCACTCTTTCTCAATTTCATCTAATCCGACCTCATTGCTTAACGCTATACCGGTTCAACCAGAACAAGAAAAGGAGGTCGATCATAATTTAGCCGCTGTTAATTTCGGTCATAAAAAACGTCGATGTTTTTTTTGCGGTGGTAATGTACATCAACGTATAAAGTGTCCTGCGTTTCATTCGCAATGCCAATTATGCTCCAAGAAAGGACATTTTGCAAATGTATGTCGGAGCAGTGGTGGAACGAGTCCTAAAATGAATGCTGTAACTCAAGATACACCTACGGAGGCAGCGTCGGTAATTGCAGCCGCTCCAGGAAGTCTGCGAAAAGCGACTATCCCCATAACTATTAACGACTACCTTGCAGACGCACTCGTTGACACAGGAAGTTCAGTAAGCTTTATTGACAAAGGTTTGGCTGAAACATTAAAACTAAAGAAGAAACGTTGCAGTCAGTCTATTACACTAGCATCGCTAAGCCATACCTCTATCGTAGAAGGATCGTGTTCCGTAACTTTAAAGATCGATAAACATATCTACCCGAAACGGAATTTGCTGATTGTAAACAACTTGTGTGCAGACGTCATAATTGGGCATGATATACTAAAAACACATTCTTCGCTCATTTTGAACTTCGGTGGTGAGGAGGAGCCCCTCAGCGTCTGTAACGTAATGGAAGCCTCGGTTCCTCCTGCTTCAATTTTCACAAATCTCACTCCTTCTATTAAGCCTATTGCTATCAAGTCCAGGAGGCACAACGATGAAGACGAAGCCTTTATCAAAGTAGAGGTGAACAAACTACTTGAAGATGGCGTCATAAAGCCAAGTGTGTCTCCCTGGAGAGCACAAGTTCTCGTCGCTGGAGGAGGCAACCACAGAAAGCGACTTGTTATTGATTACTCAAGAACTATTAATATGTTTACCGAACTGGACGCCTATCccttgccaaaaataaattcaataatttcAAAAGTTTCCAAATTCAACTTTTTTAGTCAAATCGATTTGAAAAGCGCTTATCATCAAGTGCCCATACTGAAAAAAGAACAAAAGTTTACTGCCTTCGAAGCATGTGGGAAACTGTACGAATTTACTCGAATCCCATTTGGCGTTACTAACGGCGTAGCCGCTTTCCAGCGAACACTAGAATTCATCATAGAAAAGGAAAATTTAGTTGGAACCTATGCTTATCTCGATGATGTGACCATCTGTGGCGTGACTAAGGCCGAACACGATAAAAACCTTAATGCCTTTCTACAAGCGGCTGAAAAATATAGACTTACATTGAATAAAGAAAAGTGCACCTTTTGTTCGGAAACCATTAATCTTTTGGGTCACACCATCACCAATCAGACAATCAAACCTGACAAATCAAGAATACAACCTTTACTCGATCTTCCTGAGCCTAAAGATTCAACGTCACTCAAAAGGGTTTTAGGATTATTTGCACATTATAGCCCATGGGTAAGAAACTTTTCTCATAAACTGAGGCCGTTGATAGATAGTACCGAATTTCCTCTTTCTGACGAAGCATTATCAAGCTTTAACAATTTAAAGACTGAGCTCGCTAACGCTAGTTTACATGCAATTGATCTTAAAGCTACTTTCACTGTCGAAACGGATGCATCAGAATATGCGATTGGAGCCATTTTATCACAGGACGAACGACCTGTAGCTTACTTTTCCCGTTCATTATCTCCACCTGAGAGACGCCACTCTTCAATAGAGAAGGAGGCGTGTGCCATCGTTGAAGCACTTCGCAAGTGGCGCCACTTCCTTTTAGGaaggcattttattttaatcactgACCAGCAGTCAGTAGCATTTATGTTGCAAGCTCACCATTCAAGCAAAATTAAGAATGAAAAGGTAGAGCGTTGGAGACTCGAGCTATCAGCATACAAATATGATGTTATATATAGACCGGGGAAGGAGAATTTGGCCGCTGATGCACTATCTCGCGTTTGTGCTCAGATACACACCAACGTCACAAATAAACTAATTGAGTTGCACAACGCTCTTGGACACCCTGGTATTACTCGTATGACTCATTGGATCAGAACTAAAAATTTGCCATACTCTGTCACTGATATAAAAGCGATTACTTCTGCTTGCAGAATTTGTGCTGAAATCAAACCACAATTTCACAAAACTCAAGGAAAGCTTATTAAGGCGATAGCTCCTTTTGAACGACTAAGCATTGATTTCAAAGGCCCATTACCTTCAAAGAGCAAGAATAAATACATCCTCACTATTATCGATGAATTCTCTAGATTTCCATTCGCATATCCTTGTCAAGATTTATCTGCAGACACTGTAATCAGATGccttaaagatattttttttatgttcggCACTCCTCTCTTTGTCCATTCTGATAGAGGCTCTGCTTTTGTGTCAGAACGAGTGCAGCAGTTCTTGCTTTCTTTAAACGTGGCAAGTAGCCGGACTACTCCATATAATCCACAAGGTAATGGACAAGTTGAACGTTTAAACGGGACATTGTGGAGGACAGTACAGCTTTTCCTAAAATCTAAGGGCCTGGAAGTGACGGATTGGGAACAAGTGCTATCCGAATCTTTACATTCTATACGTTCTTTACTTTGCACGGCCACAAATTGCACTCCTCACGAACGTTTGTTTTGCCACCCTCGACGAACAATGAATGGGCAGTCGATACCATCATGGTTATCGTCTTCTGGGACCGCTCTCATGAAAAGGAATGTTCGTGCTTCAAAGTACGACCCCTTAGTGGAAGAGGTCGAACTTTTACAAACAAATCCATCATATTCGTATATAAGATTACAAGATGGTAGAGAGACCACCGTTTCAAACAGACATTTGGCTCCTTTACCGGATGGAGAGGATGATTCCTGTCAAGAAGAGCCATCAGACTTAGATGAATTAGTTCAGGAATCTGAATCTGTTCAGCAGCCTGAACTTGGTCAAGAAACTGGTGTTGCTGAAGAGCCAGAGGCAAACCTAAGCCGGCGTTCCCACAGGGCTCGCAGAAGACCAGACTATCTAGAAGATTTCGTTTGTGATAATGACTAAAGTGTACCTGGACATTGAAATATAGCGAGGGAGAATGATATGAACCTCCTCTGTTTGCAAATTGTCTATGGTACTTTAAGAATGATACAAGTGACATCTTTGTGGAAAATATCTTGATCTTAATTATCAGAAATGTAGCTCATTTATTAAGTTGAATAAAGCCTAGTTTCTGAAGGCCGTATCTTTTCATTTGTAACATCCACCAACTTAAAGAAGTATTTTTAACTGTTTTCCGTTTTTGCAGCAGGCACTAACGAAAAGATTAACACACACAGTAAAAAGATGGACTATTGTGAAGGTGAAAAACGTCCGTTATGGTTTGTGTACAGCGGTATGGGGTCTCAATGGGCCGGGATGGGAAAACAACTCATGAGGATACCTCTCTTCGCTAAGTCGATCCAAAAGTACGTATTCGTAAAACTAGGTATTTTCTATTTGTCTTTTAGTGAAAACATTCctacattgttttatttgcactCACACACATTTGATGAACTGATGATGTAAAATTGGTGCTTGGTAAATAATGATTTACCAGGGTAAGGACCCGTCGTTGTGGGCAActttgggggaagcctttgtccagcagtggacgtcatttggctgaaatgaacgaacgaaatagTCATTTACGCGGTGGTGTAGAAGAATAAGTAGTATTAACTAGTTATTTTGTATTATGCATCAAATAttctaaagtaaaaaatatacgGTCTGTCTTTACCAGGAGTCATAAAATTCTGGAACCAAAAGGGTTAGATCTCATCAAAATCATAACAACTGAAGACGAGGCGATATTTGACAACATCTTGCACTCCTTCGTTGGTATTGCCGCCATACAAATCGCTCTGACTGACATCTTGAAAGCCGTTGGATTGGTTCCAGACAATATTATTGGTGAGTGAGATTGTCTAAGTATCATCATCACTATCAGTTCATTAAGtttccattgcaggagcacaCGCCCTCTCAAATTTTCGTAATTTCATACATAGCAAGgatttactttatattttagaaatatgTTACACGTAAACCCAATTTTACAAGCAATTTTGTATATCAAATACTCTAGATCTTCTGAAACAATGACTGAAACTGTCTCTAcaggctgctgctgctgctgactgaaacattatttcacaagaGTCAAGagagttacctacttaaaacaGACTCTGTGGGTACTATTGTTTGCTTTgcttattatttctaaaaactTCACCCCTTTAGAGTAGGTATAGAATAAGACGTGATCACTTATAGATTTTCGCTTGCTACACTCAAAATTTCAAATCTTTAAATAATTCTAGGTCATAGCGTAGGGGAGCTAGGTTGCGCGTACGCCGACGGCTGCTTCTCAGCCGAGCAAGTGCTACAGCTGGCCTATCTGAGAGGCTACCTGTCCTTGACCACTCCCATGGTGCAGGGCGCCATGGCTGCAATCGGATTGGGGCACAAACAGGTTAGTTTAATCAAGTCTTGCTTTCAGCAACATATCCCTTTATTCAGTGTATGGGTTGTGCTCGTAACATCGAAGCTCGTAATGTAGTGGTTTTCGTTGGATAGTAAAATATGCTGAGTGGGAATGCTGCCATGATATCAGTAGTATCTCCaatttttagtataaaaacGCTTGTCAGCTCATTGCGCTGATTCTCGTCTCAATCAATACATAAGTATACGAGTATAACCCAGTTTTGCCAAATATTGGAGTTACTACTAAAATCGCTAGCATGGCAGAATGGGCATTTCAACTAGAGGTAGGGGAGAATTGCTGCATAGTTGATAGGTAAATTGAATCTGTCAAAATCTTCATTATTTTATCTCAAACTGAAGTCACATTCCACAGGAGTTACGTCATATTTTATTCTTCCTTTAGATCTCCAACCTCTGTCCACCTGAAATCGACGTGGCGTGCCACAACAGTGCCACTTCCAGTACCATTTCTGGCCCCGCTGAAGTGGTGAGGGCGTTTATTGAAAAACTCACAAAAGACGGCATCTTTGCGAAGGAAGTCAACTGTTCTAACATTGCCTACCACTCCCGGTACATCGCTACACTTGGTAAGTTTAGGTACTTTATGATAATTTCTGGTGCGTAGCTGAGAACTCGTCTCAAGATCTGCGTCGATTTAGTTGTTAATTTCCTACACACATTTTCAGaagaacatttaattttaatacatttttaacagTTTCGTGTTTCGATTTTAGGTGCCAACTTCATAAAGAACTCACGGAAAATTGTCAAAACCCCGAAACTGCGAAGTGATCGTTGGCTGTCTTCCTCTGTGCCCCACGACAAATGGACCGAGCCCGAAGCACTATATTCTTCAGCTGAATATCACACTAATAATTTGCTGGTACGATTGGCAATTTTAcacccttcatcatcatcatcatttcagctataggacatccattgctgaacattggcctccccccaatgatttctacgaGTACATCGCCCAGTTTAACAGAAATAAAGATCGCAGTCATTTTGAAAATGTGCCATAGAAAAAAAGTGTAAGCAAGGAACAACTTTATTGCGTAGTTCCTTTACTCAaaaacctatttttttattgaaaaattttCAGAGTTGAGGGACTTTTCCGACTTCTTGTtttcaccactgcaactcctataTAAC
Encoded here:
- the LOC135082477 gene encoding fatty acid synthase-like; its protein translation is MAPTTQERGHQGQEPDMEMVPDEAVVISGVSGLMPECASFLELGDKLFMKQNLVAKHNRWRNFSHPELPEYYGLLQNVDKFDAQFFTVSYNLAHSSEPGSRKLFENTFQAIFDAGICPPELSSKKVGVFLACALCDSEKACSKLDVYYGLVGCGRAMFSNRISFWLNLKGPSFTLDGDACGSGVALEHACQSIMEGHCEAAIVGSAKILLHPQIPILYNRECPMNFDGKTKCYDANADGHSLSEAVNVMFLQKYKDAKRVYAVVRHAKAEFRTTNEEMTSEYLKVPRDAQVLTNFYKKFYEEAGVSPSSVEYVEGIGAANPETDKMELQALEQVFCKDRQRPLLVGSIASNMGYSEASASSCGIFKMLLAYQRGMIPATINCSNPRQDIAALRDGRMCIATEHVPLLGSFTAVNGFSLTGLNSHVLLEKFRKKKDLARYHTNMPYLVLASGRQETSVQMILDDVMSRQPDPEEIALLHNIFKNCIGQHLIRGYGVYSGTNEKINTHSKKMDYCEGEKRPLWFVYSGMGSQWAGMGKQLMRIPLFAKSIQKSHKILEPKGLDLIKIITTEDEAIFDNILHSFVGIAAIQIALTDILKAVGLVPDNIIGHSVGELGCAYADGCFSAEQVLQLAYLRGYLSLTTPMVQGAMAAIGLGHKQISNLCPPEIDVACHNSATSSTISGPAEVVRAFIEKLTKDGIFAKEVNCSNIAYHSRYIATLGANFIKNSRKIVKTPKLRSDRWLSSSVPHDKWTEPEALYSSAEYHTNNLLSTVLFEETLRFVPSNAVLVEIAPHGLLQAILKRALSVDCQHVPLTRRGHQDSTVYLLEAIGK